The following coding sequences are from one Arcobacter nitrofigilis DSM 7299 window:
- a CDS encoding SDR family oxidoreductase, producing MKAIVTGYSSGIGKAISDILENNAYEVIKLKSRLNNFDALEKEIKSLLKENDINILVNCAGVGIFKPHEEISLAKIKELIDVNLTAPIILSNLLLRSLKKTKGHIINVASIEATRHSKFSALYTATKSGLRDFGLALFEELRRSDVKVTTINPDLTKTNFFDDFNFEPGDSKSSYLIAEDIAKSVLEIINYNGVITDITIRPQKLEIKKKI from the coding sequence ATGAAAGCAATAGTTACAGGATATAGTTCAGGAATAGGGAAAGCTATTTCTGATATTTTAGAAAATAATGCTTATGAAGTAATAAAGCTAAAAAGTAGGCTAAATAATTTTGATGCTTTAGAAAAAGAGATAAAATCTTTGCTTAAAGAAAATGATATTAATATTCTGGTAAATTGTGCAGGTGTTGGTATTTTTAAACCCCATGAAGAGATATCATTAGCTAAAATAAAAGAGTTAATTGATGTCAATTTAACAGCACCAATTATTTTATCAAATTTACTCCTTAGAAGTTTGAAAAAAACAAAGGGACATATTATAAATGTAGCTTCAATAGAAGCCACAAGACATTCAAAGTTTTCAGCACTTTATACTGCTACTAAATCAGGACTTAGGGATTTTGGTTTAGCACTATTTGAAGAGCTTAGGCGAAGTGATGTTAAAGTTACAACAATAAATCCAGACCTTACAAAAACAAATTTTTTTGATGATTTTAATTTTGAACCAGGAGATAGTAAAAGTTCATATCTAATAGCTGAAGATATTGCAAAAAGTGTATTAGAAATTATAAATTATAATGGTGTTATTACTGATATAACAATTAGGCCTCAAAAACTAGAGATAAAAAAGAAGATTTAA